In the genome of Chryseobacterium arthrosphaerae, one region contains:
- a CDS encoding DUF5715 family protein: MRKFLCAVFVPFIYSLHYSQAAKKSFPCYDLTTVLKVEPTPLYKSHLDASKGFGIQLLKDSKTVQKYISNGKFHKIKKTGKGYQVQRLDYSRAYMVSKGKTTLEKIGAKFSKDTKGGTFTVSSITRTLEDQCRLRRVNSNASLGISSHNYGNSFDISYIRFNNVLKYNPKMEVALEKVLKHYANAGRIYYIKEKQQSCYHITVRNY; encoded by the coding sequence ATGAGAAAGTTTCTTTGTGCGGTCTTCGTACCTTTTATTTATAGTTTACATTATTCACAGGCGGCAAAAAAATCTTTTCCGTGTTATGATCTGACTACTGTTTTGAAAGTGGAGCCTACACCGCTTTACAAATCCCATCTTGATGCCTCAAAAGGTTTCGGAATACAGCTGCTGAAAGATTCCAAAACGGTACAGAAATACATCAGCAACGGAAAGTTCCATAAAATAAAAAAAACAGGAAAAGGCTATCAGGTACAGCGGCTTGATTACAGCCGGGCTTATATGGTTTCAAAAGGAAAGACAACCCTAGAGAAAATAGGAGCCAAATTCAGTAAAGATACCAAAGGAGGAACATTTACCGTTTCATCCATTACAAGAACCCTTGAAGACCAGTGCAGGCTGAGAAGGGTGAATTCTAACGCTTCACTGGGGATAAGTTCCCACAACTACGGAAACTCTTTTGATATATCGTACATAAGGTTCAATAACGTTCTTAAATACAATCCGAAAATGGAAGTGGCGCTGGAGAAAGTTTTAAAGCATTATGCAAATGCCGGACGAATTTATTACATAAAAGAGAAACAACAGAGCTGTTATCATATTACGGTGAGAAATTATTAA
- the aqpZ gene encoding aquaporin Z: MKKLFAEFFGTFWLVFGGCGSAVFAAGVPDIGIGLLGVALAFGLTVLTMAYAVGHISGGHFNPAVSFGLLAGGRFSAKDLIPYIVAQCLGAIVAAGCLYTILNGAGAVDFSQPGAFATNFYGEAVYNGKAFSMGAAFLAEFLLTAFFLIVIMGATDRWANGKFAGIAIGLALTLIHLISIPITNTSVNPARSLSQAVFVGGNAMSQLWLFWVAPILGGIVGGLIYKFLLQRDADEIVD, translated from the coding sequence ATAAAAAAACTTTTTGCTGAATTTTTCGGCACATTTTGGCTTGTTTTCGGAGGTTGCGGAAGTGCTGTTTTTGCAGCCGGTGTTCCAGATATCGGCATCGGACTTTTAGGAGTTGCTCTGGCTTTTGGTCTTACTGTTCTTACCATGGCTTATGCGGTAGGACATATTTCCGGAGGTCACTTCAATCCGGCAGTTTCCTTCGGGCTTCTGGCCGGCGGAAGGTTTTCTGCAAAAGACCTTATCCCTTACATTGTAGCACAGTGCCTTGGAGCCATCGTTGCTGCAGGATGTCTTTACACCATCCTTAACGGTGCCGGAGCTGTAGATTTCTCCCAACCGGGGGCTTTTGCCACGAACTTCTATGGAGAAGCGGTTTACAACGGAAAAGCATTCAGTATGGGAGCAGCATTTCTTGCTGAGTTTTTATTAACAGCATTTTTCCTTATCGTGATTATGGGAGCAACGGACAGATGGGCCAATGGTAAGTTTGCCGGAATTGCTATCGGTCTTGCCCTTACCCTGATCCACCTGATCTCTATTCCTATTACCAACACTTCTGTAAACCCTGCAAGATCTCTTTCTCAGGCTGTTTTCGTAGGTGGTAATGCGATGTCGCAGCTTTGGCTGTTCTGGGTAGCTCCAATCCTGGGAGGAATTGTAGGAGGACTTATCTACAAGTTTTTGCTTCAGAGAGATGCTGATGAAATCGTAGATTAA
- a CDS encoding LuxE/PaaK family acyltransferase, whose translation MELKNIFNIQTEEDFLNGALATFRYQYENVGIYRKFVDFLKVNPDEVSQLDEIPFLPIEMFKNHQILDKNVTADLFFQSSGTTQMNLSKHFIADPELYEESIYKSFEQFIGKPEDFIFLGLLPSYLERQNSSLIHMVDYLMKKSDKPENGYFLYNHADLFDLLNQLEDRKVILFGVSFALLDFLDYCHSEQNKKSLNSLENLIVIETGGMKGRKEEMTKDELLKILQEGFQTDKIYSEYSMTELLSQAYSLGNNEYQCPNWMRIMIRNAEDPLTYEKEGRTGAINIIDLANTHSCSFIATQDLGKIWGDKFQVLGRIDHSDIRGCSLLVS comes from the coding sequence ATGGAACTTAAAAATATATTCAACATACAGACAGAGGAAGATTTCCTGAATGGAGCATTGGCAACATTTCGTTATCAGTATGAAAATGTTGGGATATACAGGAAATTTGTTGACTTTCTGAAAGTAAATCCGGATGAGGTCAGCCAGTTGGATGAAATACCTTTTTTGCCCATAGAAATGTTTAAAAATCATCAGATCCTGGACAAAAATGTAACCGCAGACCTGTTTTTTCAAAGTTCGGGAACAACCCAGATGAATCTTTCGAAACATTTTATTGCTGATCCGGAACTGTATGAAGAAAGCATTTATAAAAGTTTTGAACAGTTTATAGGCAAACCGGAAGACTTTATTTTCCTGGGGCTACTGCCTAGTTATCTTGAAAGACAGAATTCTTCCCTGATCCATATGGTAGATTACCTGATGAAGAAATCTGATAAACCGGAAAACGGCTATTTCCTTTATAACCACGCTGACCTCTTTGATCTTTTAAATCAATTGGAAGACCGGAAAGTTATCCTGTTCGGAGTTTCTTTTGCCCTGCTGGATTTCCTGGATTATTGCCATTCTGAGCAAAACAAAAAATCCCTGAATTCCCTTGAAAACCTGATTGTCATTGAAACCGGAGGAATGAAAGGCCGTAAAGAAGAAATGACGAAAGACGAGCTGCTGAAAATCCTGCAGGAAGGCTTTCAGACAGATAAGATATATTCGGAATATTCCATGACAGAATTGCTGTCACAGGCTTACTCCCTCGGAAACAATGAATATCAATGTCCGAACTGGATGAGAATCATGATCCGGAATGCAGAAGATCCGTTGACCTATGAAAAGGAGGGAAGAACCGGAGCCATTAATATTATTGACCTTGCCAATACCCATTCCTGCTCTTTTATTGCCACTCAGGACCTGGGGAAAATATGGGGCGATAAATTTCAGGTGCTGGGAAGAATAGATCATTCAGACATCCGCGGTTGTAGCCTTTTGGTGAGTTAA
- a CDS encoding UDP-2,3-diacylglucosamine diphosphatase, whose protein sequence is MLKTIINLEPGKKVYFASDQHFGAPTPGESKVREDKFIRWMDEIKEDAQVLFLMGDLFDFWHEWKHVVPKGYVRVLGKIAELKDRGVHIYFFVGNHDLWMKDYLEDEIGCTVFYQKQYFEMGGKQFLLAHGDGLGPGDKGYKRMKKLFTNPVAQWFFKWLHPDIAMKIALYLSQKNKMISGEEDKAFLGEDKEFLIIYSKEKLKTQKIDYFIYGHRHLPMVLDLEQKAKYINLGDWISYFTYGVFEKDFELKTFEK, encoded by the coding sequence GTGCTAAAAACAATAATCAACTTAGAACCCGGGAAAAAAGTATATTTCGCTTCTGATCAGCATTTTGGCGCGCCCACCCCGGGAGAGAGCAAAGTGCGTGAGGATAAATTTATACGTTGGATGGATGAGATCAAGGAAGATGCCCAGGTTTTGTTTTTAATGGGTGATCTTTTTGATTTCTGGCATGAATGGAAACATGTTGTACCTAAAGGATACGTGCGTGTTCTCGGAAAAATTGCAGAACTGAAGGACAGGGGCGTTCATATTTATTTCTTTGTAGGAAATCATGACCTCTGGATGAAAGACTATCTGGAAGACGAAATCGGCTGTACGGTTTTTTATCAGAAACAATACTTTGAAATGGGCGGGAAACAGTTTCTGCTGGCACACGGAGACGGCCTGGGACCTGGCGACAAAGGATATAAGCGGATGAAGAAGCTCTTCACCAATCCGGTAGCACAATGGTTTTTCAAATGGCTGCATCCGGATATTGCCATGAAGATTGCATTATACCTTTCCCAGAAAAATAAAATGATCTCGGGAGAAGAGGATAAAGCCTTCCTGGGAGAAGATAAAGAGTTCCTGATCATCTACTCCAAAGAAAAGCTGAAAACCCAGAAAATAGACTATTTTATCTATGGACACAGACACCTTCCTATGGTGCTGGATCTGGAACAAAAGGCAAAATACATTAATCTGGGAGACTGGATTTCTTACTTTACCTATGGCGTTTTTGAAAAAGATTTTGAACTGAAGACTTTTGAAAAATAA
- a CDS encoding 6-pyruvoyl trahydropterin synthase family protein: protein MIRITKIFTFETAHVLYNYDGKCKNMHGHSYKLFVTVKGRPINDIENPKNGMVVDFGDIKSIVKSEIVDVWDHAVLVNALSPHKELGDDLEQKGHKVIYCSFQPTCENMLYAIASKIKSKLPEGISLAYLKLHETENSYGEWFAEDNQ from the coding sequence ATGATACGTATTACAAAAATTTTTACATTCGAAACCGCTCACGTGCTTTACAACTATGACGGGAAGTGTAAAAATATGCATGGACACTCCTATAAGCTGTTTGTAACAGTAAAGGGAAGACCGATTAATGATATTGAAAATCCTAAAAATGGAATGGTGGTAGATTTCGGAGATATTAAAAGTATCGTAAAATCTGAAATCGTAGACGTATGGGATCATGCAGTGCTCGTTAATGCGCTGTCTCCACACAAAGAACTGGGAGATGACCTTGAACAGAAAGGGCATAAAGTAATCTACTGCAGTTTTCAGCCCACATGTGAAAACATGCTGTATGCTATTGCTTCCAAAATAAAATCAAAACTTCCGGAAGGAATTTCTTTGGCTTATCTTAAACTTCATGAGACTGAAAATTCTTATGGGGAATGGTTCGCAGAAGACAATCAATAA
- a CDS encoding serine hydrolase, giving the protein MKQSVLVIAFSGLSFLGYSQTAEQTKAIDAYIKKVIRVNEIPGMAVGIVKDNKVTFQKYYGTETLESDKKVNPQSMFRIYSNTKLMSNIGLFQLIEQGKISLDDNISKYLDHIPDAWKNVQVKHLVSHSSGIPDWIRFEDISLNATNAEVIDRLSKEKMDFETGSEYRYNQTNYMLIAMLIEKITGETFEDYILENQFSDAKNQVVFSSDSKEEIPNRIVKYIYNKDTHKYDKSTFVEGRRAHPANGLAITLPAFLQWSIHLSKNDFLKPATQEMMWKPFEYTRKSASFTHGWDMSIFNNIKAYSFSGGNVSAYKIFPEDNMAIMLMYNGYKEFPVYFPMINQIAGIMDKRLLNPYMLAEEYTKSEPLIHPDLKKETYGYRIEKGNVIFSYRFLAKKNVDYIKNMSVAGSFNNWNPDDKAYQMIRKKDNTFEVAIPQSKFEKGKTYEFKFVMNKNGWLSVPSNALNVKGDRDENLTFTINN; this is encoded by the coding sequence ATGAAACAATCCGTTTTAGTCATAGCATTTTCAGGCTTATCTTTTCTGGGATACAGCCAGACTGCAGAACAGACAAAAGCAATTGATGCTTATATAAAAAAGGTGATCCGGGTCAACGAAATTCCCGGAATGGCTGTTGGAATTGTAAAAGATAATAAAGTAACTTTCCAGAAATATTATGGAACGGAGACTTTGGAAAGCGATAAGAAAGTCAATCCCCAATCCATGTTCAGGATATATTCCAATACAAAGCTGATGTCAAACATAGGCCTTTTTCAGCTTATTGAACAGGGGAAAATATCTTTGGACGACAACATTTCAAAATACCTGGACCATATACCGGATGCATGGAAGAACGTTCAGGTAAAACATCTTGTGAGCCATTCTTCAGGAATCCCGGACTGGATTCGTTTTGAAGATATTTCCCTGAATGCCACCAATGCTGAAGTCATAGACCGGTTATCAAAAGAAAAAATGGATTTTGAAACAGGAAGCGAGTATCGGTATAACCAGACGAATTATATGCTGATTGCCATGCTTATTGAAAAGATAACAGGAGAGACATTTGAAGATTATATCCTGGAAAATCAGTTTTCAGATGCTAAAAATCAGGTGGTCTTTTCGTCTGATTCTAAGGAGGAAATTCCTAACCGGATCGTAAAATATATTTACAACAAAGATACCCATAAGTATGATAAATCCACATTTGTGGAAGGAAGAAGAGCCCATCCTGCAAATGGCCTGGCGATTACATTACCTGCTTTTTTACAATGGAGCATTCACCTCAGTAAAAATGATTTTCTGAAACCGGCCACACAGGAAATGATGTGGAAACCGTTTGAATACACCAGGAAAAGTGCATCTTTCACGCACGGCTGGGATATGTCAATATTCAATAATATAAAAGCATACTCCTTTTCCGGTGGAAATGTAAGCGCATATAAGATTTTCCCGGAAGATAATATGGCTATTATGCTCATGTATAACGGGTATAAAGAATTTCCTGTTTACTTTCCGATGATCAATCAGATCGCAGGTATTATGGATAAGCGTTTGCTGAATCCTTATATGCTGGCTGAAGAATATACAAAATCTGAACCCCTTATTCATCCGGACCTTAAAAAGGAAACGTATGGTTACCGGATCGAAAAAGGTAACGTTATTTTTTCCTACCGGTTTTTAGCAAAGAAAAATGTAGATTATATTAAAAATATGTCAGTTGCAGGGTCGTTTAATAACTGGAATCCTGATGATAAAGCCTACCAGATGATCAGGAAAAAGGATAACACCTTTGAAGTCGCAATTCCCCAATCAAAGTTTGAAAAAGGTAAGACTTATGAATTTAAATTTGTAATGAACAAAAACGGGTGGCTTTCCGTGCCCTCTAATGCTTTAAATGTGAAAGGAGATCGTGATGAAAATTTAACATTCACCATCAATAATTAA
- a CDS encoding DUF6624 domain-containing protein, with product MKKIFLSGILFTVVSCSSYKPISDSEREKIISELSYIRNIDQEYASLPPKEMMEKYGEKNAWKVFETKRDSVGKDNQSRIKRLYAQYGYLGFKQVGEANATKFWISIQHADDDVGFQRTMLKAMKKEIGKKNAHKNEYAMLEDRVAINSGQKQRFGTQVTYNKAEQAVPKNGLTDSMNVDKLRLEYGLPSFKEYYNQMTTMHFEMNKKIFQKRGIMEPKLYK from the coding sequence ATGAAAAAAATATTCTTATCAGGGATACTATTTACGGTGGTAAGCTGCAGCTCATACAAACCGATCTCAGACTCTGAACGTGAAAAGATCATTTCCGAATTGAGCTACATCAGAAACATTGATCAGGAATATGCAAGCCTGCCACCCAAAGAAATGATGGAGAAATACGGTGAAAAAAACGCATGGAAAGTATTTGAAACCAAAAGGGACAGTGTAGGGAAAGACAACCAAAGCAGAATTAAAAGACTGTATGCGCAGTACGGTTATCTTGGCTTTAAACAGGTTGGGGAAGCCAATGCTACTAAATTCTGGATATCCATTCAGCATGCCGATGATGATGTCGGATTTCAGAGAACGATGCTTAAAGCCATGAAAAAAGAAATCGGTAAGAAGAATGCCCATAAAAATGAATATGCCATGCTGGAAGACAGGGTTGCTATCAATTCAGGTCAGAAGCAAAGATTCGGGACCCAGGTAACTTATAATAAAGCGGAACAGGCTGTGCCTAAAAATGGATTGACAGACAGTATGAATGTGGATAAATTACGGTTAGAATACGGGTTGCCCTCTTTTAAGGAATATTACAATCAAATGACCACCATGCATTTTGAAATGAATAAAAAGATATTTCAGAAAAGAGGAATCATGGAGCCGAAACTTTATAAGTAA
- a CDS encoding erythromycin esterase family protein, with protein MLRKCLLINILLTSSIVFSQHSKPEIPIPDQSANARSRTKAINEISDQLKEQLIVGLGEGTHGTREFNEIRSEISKRLIEKNDFKIVAFESGYGDAALLNEAVNSDQDLNTALKSGMTSIWQTGEIADLLAWIRTYNKSHKDRVIISGFDTNSLANNAAILKKNPIAEKAYSEMVDTLDKKAKFQDEMWEKQNDPSFRLDMKAVIDNGTEGYLLAKKMDSIYKAKIDVSSRLALDNLRLGFEILYEAGKKNYDVSRDYIMAEMIAKIQTGYNKKMILFAHNAHIALKPILVDGMGGYIKKKYGKEYYAMATFTGFGTYSATTAPRAVKKNEYKAYPLPEQMKNSWEEKLSSKENKNYFVNFRTNKDSLYQNALKMRFIGYGPVTPETEKFTITEPIKLNECFDGMIFIKNTSAVEHLTAG; from the coding sequence ATGCTAAGAAAATGCCTTTTAATCAATATACTGTTGACTTCTTCAATAGTTTTTTCACAACACTCAAAACCTGAAATACCAATTCCTGACCAATCTGCCAATGCCAGAAGCAGGACGAAAGCGATCAATGAGATCAGTGATCAGTTAAAAGAACAGCTTATTGTTGGGCTTGGTGAAGGTACTCACGGAACCAGGGAATTCAACGAGATCAGAAGTGAAATTTCAAAAAGACTTATTGAAAAAAATGATTTTAAAATCGTTGCGTTCGAAAGTGGTTATGGAGATGCAGCCCTTTTGAACGAGGCCGTTAATTCTGATCAGGATTTGAATACGGCATTAAAAAGCGGTATGACTTCTATTTGGCAGACCGGAGAAATTGCAGATCTGCTGGCCTGGATCAGAACCTACAACAAGAGCCATAAAGACAGGGTGATCATCTCCGGATTTGATACTAATTCTTTAGCCAATAATGCAGCAATTCTTAAAAAAAATCCTATTGCAGAAAAAGCGTATTCAGAAATGGTGGATACCCTTGACAAAAAAGCAAAATTCCAGGATGAGATGTGGGAAAAGCAGAATGATCCTTCTTTCAGACTGGATATGAAAGCTGTCATTGATAATGGAACGGAAGGATATCTTTTGGCAAAAAAAATGGACAGTATCTATAAGGCGAAGATAGATGTAAGCAGCAGATTGGCTCTTGATAACCTTAGATTAGGATTCGAAATTCTTTATGAAGCCGGTAAAAAAAACTATGATGTTTCAAGAGATTACATCATGGCTGAAATGATTGCAAAGATTCAGACAGGATACAATAAAAAAATGATACTTTTTGCTCATAATGCACATATTGCACTGAAACCGATTCTGGTAGATGGGATGGGGGGCTATATAAAGAAAAAATATGGCAAAGAATATTATGCCATGGCAACTTTCACGGGCTTTGGGACTTACAGTGCGACAACAGCCCCCCGTGCAGTAAAAAAGAATGAATATAAAGCCTATCCATTACCGGAACAGATGAAAAACAGCTGGGAAGAAAAGCTGAGCAGTAAAGAAAATAAAAACTATTTTGTGAACTTTAGAACAAACAAAGATAGTTTGTATCAAAACGCTTTGAAGATGAGGTTTATCGGGTATGGTCCTGTAACTCCGGAAACAGAAAAATTTACCATTACAGAGCCTATAAAACTGAACGAGTGTTTTGACGGAATGATTTTTATCAAAAATACCAGTGCTGTGGAACATCTGACAGCCGGTTAA